From the genome of Streptomyces sp. NBC_01260, one region includes:
- a CDS encoding pirin family protein, which yields MSNLDRQAAPSVCGGRGFVVAEPVRELLTPRRVKLGESTEVRRLLPNLGRRMVGAWAFVDHYGPDDITDEPGMQVPPHPHMGLQTVSWLHEGEVLHRDSLGSLATIRPYELGLMTSGRAISHSEESPRSHAALLHGAQLWVALPDAHRDVEPHFQHHSDLPTVTAPGLTATVILGDLDGATSPGTAYTPIVGADLALSRGAEARLPLDPDFEYAVLSMSGEAEVDGVPVLPGSMLYLGCGRTELPLRAESDAGLMLVGGEPFEEEIVMWWNFVARTQGDITQAREDWMNGERFGTVRGYGGAPLPAPALPAVPLKPRGRVR from the coding sequence ATGAGCAATCTCGATCGCCAGGCCGCGCCCTCCGTCTGTGGAGGGCGCGGCTTCGTCGTCGCCGAACCGGTACGTGAACTCCTCACCCCGCGCCGGGTGAAGCTCGGGGAGTCCACCGAAGTGCGCAGACTGCTGCCCAATCTGGGCCGCCGCATGGTCGGTGCGTGGGCCTTCGTCGATCATTACGGCCCCGACGACATCACCGACGAGCCCGGCATGCAGGTGCCACCCCATCCCCACATGGGCCTGCAGACGGTCAGCTGGCTGCACGAGGGCGAGGTCCTGCACCGCGACAGCCTCGGCAGCCTGGCGACGATCCGCCCGTACGAACTCGGCCTGATGACCTCGGGCCGGGCGATCAGCCACTCCGAGGAGAGCCCCAGGTCGCACGCCGCGCTGCTGCACGGCGCTCAGCTCTGGGTTGCGCTCCCGGACGCCCACCGCGACGTCGAGCCGCACTTCCAGCACCACTCCGACCTGCCGACGGTCACCGCCCCGGGCCTCACCGCCACCGTGATCCTCGGAGACCTCGACGGCGCGACCTCGCCCGGCACCGCGTACACCCCGATCGTCGGCGCGGACCTGGCCCTGAGCCGGGGAGCCGAGGCGCGCCTCCCGCTCGACCCCGACTTCGAGTACGCGGTGCTGTCGATGTCCGGCGAGGCCGAGGTCGACGGCGTACCCGTCCTGCCGGGCTCGATGCTCTACCTCGGCTGCGGCCGCACGGAACTCCCGCTGCGCGCGGAATCGGACGCCGGCCTGATGCTCGTGGGCGGTGAGCCCTTCGAGGAGGAGATCGTCATGTGGTGGAACTTCGTGGCCAGAACCCAAGGTGATATCACGCAGGCCCGCGAGGACTGGATGAATGGTGAACGGTTCGGCACCGTACGTGGCTATGGCGGTGCGCCGCTCCCTGCTCCCGCACTGCCCGCTGTGCCCCTGAAGCCGCGTGGACGTGTGCGCTGA
- a CDS encoding tetratricopeptide repeat protein produces the protein MSDTYYEFGTAAERWERAQFFFGAKEYMVAARILGGLVEEAPEQVAPRLLLARAYYHSARLGRAETELRAVLELDPVEYYARLMLGRTLERQGRRTEAATHLRVAAALSGDFTPTGGA, from the coding sequence ATGAGCGACACCTACTACGAGTTCGGTACCGCCGCCGAGCGGTGGGAGCGCGCACAGTTCTTCTTCGGGGCGAAGGAGTACATGGTCGCCGCCCGGATTCTGGGCGGGCTCGTCGAGGAGGCGCCCGAGCAGGTCGCGCCGCGGTTGCTGCTGGCCAGGGCCTACTACCACTCGGCGCGGCTCGGCCGGGCCGAGACGGAGCTGCGCGCGGTGCTGGAGCTCGATCCCGTCGAGTACTACGCACGGCTGATGCTCGGCCGCACACTGGAGCGGCAGGGGCGCCGGACGGAGGCGGCCACGCACCTGCGGGTGGCGGCCGCGCTGTCCGGGGACTTCACCCCGACCGGCGGCGCGTAG
- a CDS encoding GNAT family N-acetyltransferase encodes MTVLGTPRLLLRPISVSDAEHVVEGLPPDGVRWAAGYPSPGERAAAARFLNTCADTGDPSPFGSYEIQLGEDGPVIGGIGFHGVPDGDGHVTIGYGLVPSVQGMGYASEALRALLRFARARGVACVHGDADLDNLASQRVMTAAGMRLVRQDSLLKHYRMDWDDAVRQE; translated from the coding sequence ATGACTGTTCTCGGCACGCCACGCCTCCTGCTCCGCCCGATAAGCGTCTCCGATGCCGAGCACGTGGTGGAGGGCCTGCCGCCGGACGGCGTCCGCTGGGCAGCCGGGTACCCCTCCCCGGGCGAGCGGGCGGCGGCCGCGCGCTTCCTCAACACCTGTGCGGACACCGGGGATCCGAGCCCGTTCGGCTCCTACGAGATACAGCTCGGCGAGGACGGGCCGGTGATCGGCGGGATAGGGTTCCACGGCGTACCCGACGGGGACGGGCACGTCACGATCGGTTATGGACTCGTGCCGTCGGTCCAGGGCATGGGGTACGCCTCCGAGGCGCTCCGCGCGCTGCTGCGGTTCGCCCGCGCCCGGGGCGTCGCCTGCGTGCACGGGGACGCCGACCTCGACAACCTCGCGTCCCAGCGCGTCATGACGGCCGCGGGCATGCGTCTGGTGAGGCAGGACTCGCTCCTGAAGCACTACCGGATGGACTGGGACGACGCGGTGCGGCAGGAGTGA
- a CDS encoding CbtA family protein has protein sequence MNSISVRALLVRGMLAGLVAGALALIVAYCLGESRVDAAIALEEAHSHDHGGGEELVSRTVQSTAGLATGVLVFGVAIGGIAALVFCYALGRMGRFGPRATAALIAGAALLAVYVVPFLKYPANPPAVGNPDTIGKRTALFFLMVALSVLLAVVAVILGKRLAPRTGAWNATITAAAGYVLLIGLAYAFLPSFNEVGKDFPATLLWQFRLATLAVQFTLWTTFGLVFGYLTERLLVPRAGAVTAGSGTAKRAATAAG, from the coding sequence ATGAACTCCATATCTGTCAGAGCTCTACTGGTCCGCGGCATGCTGGCCGGCCTCGTCGCGGGCGCGCTCGCGCTGATCGTCGCCTACTGCCTCGGTGAGTCCCGCGTGGACGCGGCCATCGCCCTCGAAGAGGCGCACAGCCACGACCACGGCGGCGGCGAGGAACTCGTCAGCCGCACCGTGCAGTCCACCGCGGGCCTCGCCACCGGCGTACTCGTCTTCGGAGTGGCCATCGGCGGCATCGCCGCACTCGTCTTCTGCTACGCGCTCGGCCGGATGGGCCGGTTCGGCCCGCGGGCCACGGCGGCGCTGATCGCGGGAGCTGCCCTGCTGGCCGTGTACGTCGTGCCGTTCCTGAAGTACCCGGCGAATCCGCCGGCGGTCGGCAACCCCGACACCATCGGCAAACGCACCGCGCTGTTCTTCCTGATGGTCGCTCTCAGCGTGCTGCTGGCCGTCGTCGCCGTCATCCTCGGCAAGCGGCTGGCTCCCCGCACGGGTGCCTGGAACGCGACGATCACCGCAGCGGCCGGCTATGTGCTGCTGATCGGCCTCGCGTACGCCTTCCTGCCCTCGTTCAACGAGGTCGGAAAGGACTTCCCGGCCACCCTGCTGTGGCAGTTCCGGCTGGCCACGCTCGCGGTCCAGTTCACGCTCTGGACCACCTTCGGCCTGGTCTTCGGCTACCTCACCGAACGGCTGCTGGTGCCGAGGGCCGGGGCGGTCACGGCCGGCAGCGGAACGGCGAAACGAGCCGCCACCGCCGCAGGCTGA
- a CDS encoding CbtB domain-containing protein: MAQTAAPATGAPAITPISLKAIAPWAVFFGVVMLILLYFVGAEQGATSVISGAGVHEWVHDGRHLLGFPCH, translated from the coding sequence ATGGCACAGACTGCTGCCCCCGCCACCGGCGCACCCGCCATCACCCCCATCTCGCTCAAGGCCATTGCCCCTTGGGCGGTCTTCTTCGGCGTCGTCATGCTGATCCTGCTCTACTTCGTCGGCGCCGAGCAGGGCGCCACCTCCGTCATCTCGGGCGCGGGCGTGCACGAGTGGGTCCACGACGGCCGTCACCTGCTCGGTTTCCCCTGCCACTGA
- a CDS encoding histidine phosphatase family protein has protein sequence MTVRVMLISPAMNAALREARFAGDAPLDDSGLRQARAAADAVSAAGRRLRGPSLRCATTADALGLRCHPEHALRDWEMGRWSGARLTEVSADEPDRVAAWLADPSAAPHGGESLLELCARVGAWLDSLRGSDDGPVLGVAEPAVIRAAAVHALDLPPQAFWRLDVAPLTVTELSGRSGRWNLRCGRPLAAEPET, from the coding sequence ATGACGGTACGGGTGATGTTGATCTCACCGGCGATGAACGCCGCGCTGCGCGAGGCCCGGTTCGCCGGCGACGCACCACTTGACGACTCCGGGCTCCGGCAGGCCCGGGCAGCCGCGGACGCGGTGTCGGCCGCGGGCAGGCGCCTGCGGGGACCGTCCCTGCGCTGCGCCACCACCGCGGACGCGCTGGGACTCCGGTGCCATCCCGAACACGCCCTGCGGGACTGGGAGATGGGCCGCTGGTCCGGCGCGCGGCTCACCGAGGTGAGCGCGGACGAGCCGGATCGGGTGGCGGCCTGGCTGGCGGATCCGTCCGCCGCTCCGCACGGGGGTGAGTCGCTGCTGGAGCTGTGCGCCCGAGTGGGCGCATGGCTCGACTCCTTGCGCGGGAGTGACGACGGCCCGGTGCTGGGGGTGGCCGAGCCTGCCGTGATCCGCGCCGCGGCCGTCCACGCACTGGACCTGCCGCCGCAGGCCTTCTGGCGGCTGGACGTGGCCCCGCTGACGGTCACGGAGCTCAGCGGCAGGTCGGGGCGGTGGAACCTGCGCTGCGGCCGGCCGCTCGCGGCGGAGCCGGAGACCTGA
- a CDS encoding MbtH family protein, whose product MNNPFDDESGRFVTLVNGEGQYSLWPAHIDIPGGWSVGGPEGSRQECLDAIEAAWTDMRPTSLVREMESGAG is encoded by the coding sequence GTGAACAATCCTTTTGATGACGAGTCGGGGCGCTTCGTGACGCTGGTGAATGGTGAGGGGCAGTACTCACTGTGGCCGGCGCATATCGATATCCCGGGCGGCTGGAGCGTGGGAGGGCCGGAGGGGTCGCGCCAGGAGTGCCTGGATGCGATCGAGGCCGCATGGACGGACATGCGGCCCACCAGTCTGGTGCGGGAGATGGAGTCCGGCGCCGGATAG